The following proteins come from a genomic window of Rissa tridactyla isolate bRisTri1 chromosome 11, bRisTri1.patW.cur.20221130, whole genome shotgun sequence:
- the LOC128915991 gene encoding protocadherin gamma-A2-like, whose protein sequence is MFAAGRQWVRRNRALLWCVLVAAWEAAWGQLRYSVSEEMPKGSFVGDVAKDLALELPALQDRGVRLVSEGKTQYFALHGKTGHLVTAERIDREQLCRLLEKCLLRCEVIIEGEMQIYRIEVEIRDINDNAPSFREKETQLRLNEMTAPGWQFPLSEAHDPDVGRNSLQRYELSGDEHFSLSVQAGPGGDQRPELVLAKALDREEAAFHELVLRASDGGEPSRTGTARIRVAVLDANDNAPAFSQAEYTVRVAEDVPVGSALLTVTATDADEGMNGDVKYSLKKVTDMASEIFHLDPKTGEITLLRSLDFEESNSYELEVQARDGGELFDTSTVTITVTDVNDNTPQISIRSTLSEISEDAPPGTVVALLHVQDRDSGPNGQVTCSLDDGIPFRLEKTFEDYYRVVTAEVLDREAVSEYNVTVRASDGGSPPLWSSAVLSLRVLDVNDNAPVFAEARYSARVAENNAAGALVLTVRAADADWGQNARVRYRLWEGRVRGAPLSSYVSVHAETGALYALRSFDYEEVREVGLWVRAEDGGAPSLSSNVSVRLVIVDENDNAPQVLYPPSASGAGWAGVELAPRSAEPGALVAKVVAVDADAGQNAWLSYELAKATEPALFRVGLHSGEVRTARVPLSRDAARQSLVVVVKDHGRPALSATATLTVVLAESVGELLSELGSAAAAAGEPSVSLTRWLVLAVAAVSCLFLAFLLLLLALRLRRWRRSQLLAAGSGALRGVPASHFVGIDGVRAFLHSYSHEVSLTADSRKSQLRFSGGSCCDTLPARPPPDEPAPLLAEDADGARRADPAAPPVSSSHHACSATPPSPSSLSFPSRLLCPA, encoded by the coding sequence ATGTTTGCGGCGGGGAGGCAATGGGTCCGGCGGAATCGAGCCTTGCTGTGGTGCGTCCTGGTGGCAGCATGGGAGGCGGCGTGGGGCCAGCTGCGCTACTCCGTTTCCGAGGAGATGCCGAAGGGCTCGTTCGTGGGCGACGTAGCTAAGGACCTGGCGCTGGAGCTGCCGGCGCTCCAAGACCGCGGCGTCCGCTTAGTTTCCGAAGGTAAGACGCAGTATTTCGCCCTGCACGGGAAGACGGGACATTTAGTGACGGCGGAGAGGATagacagagagcagctgtgccGGCTACTGGAGAAATGCTTGCTGCGCTGTGAGGTGATAATAGAGGGAGAAATGCAAATTTACAGAATCGAAGTGGAAATCAGGGACATTAACGACAACGCCCCCAGCTTCCGAGAGAAAGAAACGCAACTTAGACTTAACGAGATGACAGCTCCGGGCTGGCAGTTTCCCCTGTCCGAGGCTCACGACCCGGACGTGGGACGGAATTCCCTGCAGAGGTACGAGCTGAGCGGCGACGAGCACTTCTCGCTGTCCGTGCAGGCAGGCCCCGGCGGGGACCAGCGTCCCGAGCTGGTGCTGGCGAAGGCGCTGGACCGGGAGGAGGCGGCCTTTCACGAGCTGGTGCTGAGGGCGAGCGACGGCGGCGAGCCGTCGCGGACGGGCACGGCGCGGATCCGCGTGGCAGTGCTGGACGCCAACGACAACGCTCCCGCGTTCAGCCAGGCGGAATACACGGTGCGTGTGGCGGAGGACGTGCCCGTGGGCTCCGCCCTGCTCACCGTCACGGCCACCGACGCCGACGAAGGGATGAATGGCGACGTCAAGTACTCGCTGAAGAAAGTGACGGATATGGCATCGGAGATTTTCCATCTGGACCCTAAGACGGGAGAGATCACGCTGTTGCGTAGCCTGGACTTCGAGGAAAGCAACTCGTACGAACTGGAGGTGCAGGCAAGAGACGGAGGAGAGCTTTTCGACACGTCAACAGTGACGATCACAGTGACAGACGTCAACGACAACACGCCCCAAATTTCGATACGGTCGACGCTGAGCGAGATCTCTGAGGACGCCCCGCCGGGGACGGTGGTGGCCCTGCTGCACGTGCAGGACCGCGACTCGGGCCCCAACGGCCAGGTGACCTGCTCGCTCGACGACGGCATCCCGTTCCGTCTGGAGAAGACCTTTGAGGACTACTACCGTGTGGTGACTGCCGAGGTGCTGGACCGTGAGGCGGTGTCGGAGTACAACGTGACGGTGCGGGCGTCGGACGGCGGTTCGCCGCCGCTGTGGAGCAGCGCGGTGCTGTCGCTGCGGGTgctggacgtgaacgacaacgcgccggtgtTCGCGGAGGCGCGGTACAGCGCGCGGGTGGCCgagaacaacgcggcgggcgcgCTGGTGCTGACGGTGCGGGCGGCGGACGCGGACTGGGGTCAGAACGCGCGCGTGCGGTACCGGCTGTGGGAGGGGCGCGTGCGGGGCGCGCCGCTGTCGTCGTACGTGTCGGTGCACGCGGAGACGGGCGCGCTGTACGCGCTGCGCTCCTTCGACTACGAGGAGGTGCGCgaggtggggctgtgggtgcGGGCGGAGGACGGCGGCGCGCCGTCGCTGAGCAGCAACGTGTCGGTGCGCCTGGTGATCGTGGAcgagaacgacaacgcgccgcagGTGCTGTACCCGCCGTCGGCGTCGGGCGCGGGCTGGGCGGGCGTGGAGCTGGCGCCGCGGTCGGCGGAGCCCGGGGCGCTGGTGgccaaggtggtggcggtggacgcGGACGCGGGGCAGAACGCGTGGCTGTCGTACGAGCTGGCGAAGGCGACGGAGCCGGCGCTGTTccgcgtggggctgcacagcggcgAGGTGCGCACGGCGCGGGTGCCGCTGTCCCGCGACGCGGCGCGGcagagcctggtggtggtggtgaaggaccACGGGCGTCCGGCGCtgtcggccacggccacgctgacGGTGGTGCTGGCCGAGAGCGTGGGCGAGCTGCTGTCGGAgctgggcagcgcggcggcggcggcgggcgagccgTCCGTCAGCCTGACgcgctggctggtgctggccGTGGCGGCcgtgtcctgcctcttcctcgccttcctgctgctgctgctggcgctgcgcCTGCGGCGCTGGCGCCGCTCGCAGCTgctggcggcgggcagcggcgcctTGCGCGGCGTCCCGGCCTCGCACTTCGTGGGCATCGACGGCGTCCGCGCCTTCCTGCACTCCTACTCGCACGAGGTGTCGCTCACCGCCGACTCGCGCAAGAGCCAGCTCCGCTTCTCGGGCGGCAGCTGCTGCGACACCCTCccggcgcgcccgccgcccgACGAGCCCGCGCCGCTGCTCGCCGAGGACGCCGACGGCGCCCGCCGCGCCgaccccgccgctcccccggtgAGTTCCTCCCACCACGCTTGCTCCGCgactcctccctctccctcttctctgtcCTTTCCCAGCCGTCTTCTGTGTCCTGCGTAG